AACATTGTTAATTGGTATAGCTTTTGGTCTATCAATTTCAATAGTGGTCCTTCATATGTCGGAAAACATCTATGAAAATATTCCTAACCTAATTTATTTAATTGTGTCATTGGTTGTGGTAGGTATTGTTTGTAGAGGTATCACTATCTATTGCTGGGCACGAAGAAAGGATACCTGTTGCTAACAAACTAGAACGTGTTGTTTAGTCAGAGTTATCCACCCCACACTGTACTTTTAGCCCGCTACCAAATCCTCCGTACTCGAATGTTTATAGCGCATCAACAAACGGGGCATACAGACGCATACCCCGCCGATCAACATAGATCAGAACGAATTACTTGCGTGCCGCTAGATCAACTCGCATTTACCATCAGAATAAAACATTTGCACGGTCAACGTACCCTCGTTGAGCAACTAAGGGCGAACGGTGTAGGATCGTGCACCGCTCGTGTGCATTGGATCCGATGCCGCGACTTGATGGGCCTCATCTAGAGATTGTGCGCGGATTATGACCATACCTTCTCCTTGCCAGTCGATTTCGTTGTCCGCGAAAAATGGACCCGCACCAAACATCGCACCTCTTTTTTCAAGATCAACCTGAAATTTCAGATGTTCCTCTATATTTGCCATAACTGGTCCCATTCCATTTACTGGCATCGTGAACACAACATAGAGTTGTTTTGCAGCATTTCTTGAGGTTATCTCTATGGATGAACCAGAACGATGTTGAACATCAACGGTAAGGGTTTTCAGTAGATAGAGCGTGCGGTCAGAAGGGCTTAAAAACGACCAGCAGGACAACAGCAATTAGGACCAGTACCGGGAACTCGTTGAACCAGCGATAAAATACATGGCTGTGGGTATTGCGATCAGCCTGGAATTCTTTGAGCATACGGCCGCACCACAGGTGATAGATCACCAGCACGATGACGAGCATCAGCTTGGCCGCGAGCCAGCCGCTACCGGCACCGATGCCGTAGCCGATCCACAACCACACCCCGAATAGAATCGTCAGGATACCGCCCGGTGTTGCAATACCAAAATAGAGTTTGCGTTCCATCGTTTTGAACTGAGCGGCCGTTGCCGTATCCTGCGCCATCGCGTGGTAGACGAAAAGGCGTGGCAGGTAAAAAAGTCCCGCGAACCAGATCACCATGAAGATAATATGAAAAGCTTTCACCCAGAGCATGAGGGACACCGTTATGGGCTTGAGAGATTGCCTAGATTGACCGGCCTGAGCGCGTTCTGACG
The nucleotide sequence above comes from Gammaproteobacteria bacterium. Encoded proteins:
- a CDS encoding YciI family protein, with amino-acid sequence MANIEEHLKFQVDLEKRGAMFGAGPFFADNEIDWQGEGMVIIRAQSLDEAHQVAASDPMHTSGARSYTVRP
- the hemJ gene encoding protoporphyrinogen oxidase HemJ; the encoded protein is MLWVKAFHIIFMVIWFAGLFYLPRLFVYHAMAQDTATAAQFKTMERKLYFGIATPGGILTILFGVWLWIGYGIGAGSGWLAAKLMLVIVLVIYHLWCGRMLKEFQADRNTHSHVFYRWFNEFPVLVLIAVVLLVVFKPF